The sequence below is a genomic window from Schistocerca nitens isolate TAMUIC-IGC-003100 chromosome 4, iqSchNite1.1, whole genome shotgun sequence.
ACGCCACAAAAATGTTACATTATTTCTTGGAAATTTACGCCTTTCGTGTATTTCACTAGAGTGCGAAGAAATCGCCTGTGACACACGATTCCCTTTACAAGTCTGCGAGTTAAATTATCTAATCACGTCACCAGCGTTAGTAAACGTGACGTAGTATCCTGATTGTAAGTTAGGCTGTGTTCTATGGAGGTTAAAGCATCGACCTCGTTCAGAAAACATGTCCGAAAGCATAGTGCCACAACACCGGCCACGACAGAGCCATGGAGTGATTCCATTCGGGAGTAACCACCTCACGTGTTAAGACAtgtgtcccactgggagacgaTACGATCAATTCCCGTTTCGTATAGAGCCGTCGATCATTCACAGATcctcaaccgcacccactcttacaTATCCTCGGCCAACTGAATCCGACTTCCAGGCACGACCTTCTTCATGTCGCAATcgatgtgaaaatcacatggtgaacGATTCAGGCTGTACGGAGTTTGTGTCAGTGTTTCCGAACCGTATCGTCCCCACACTGCAATCAGATGAAGGATAGCTTCAACAATTTGGTTAGGAAACACTTCAACGTCCtccgtttttataaaacagatctgaagatggacattatatagaccgaaaccagtagtctgatgAGATAAATATTTGCGACCAcaaacgtgaagtaaaggaaaattTATTCTATTTCGGGTCACTGTTCAGTTCgctaccatgtcgcagcttgtgatccTTCGTACGGTCTGGATCGTTTACTCTATGATTTTCACATCGCTCGTGACCTGAAGAAGGACATGAGTGGACATCGGTTtcggtcggacgaggaagtgcaactgtggttcaaaaacggctctgagcactatgggacttaactgctgaggtcatgagtcccctaggacatcacatacatccttgcccgagggaggattcgaacctgtgaccgtagcggtcgcgcggttccagactgtagcgcctagaaccgttcgaacactccggccggctgcaacttTGGGTGCAGCTGTGGATCACTTGTGGTGATTAGTTTTGAatggaatcaaatggctctgagcactatgcgacttaacttctgaggtcattagtcgcctagaacttacaactaattaaacctaactaacctaaggccatcacacacatccatgcccgaggcaggattcgaacctgcgaccgtagcggtcacgcggttccagactgaagcgcctttaaccgcacggccacaccggccggctgaatggaATCATTCCATGGTCTTTGTGTGCAGGGTGTTTAATGTGATTGTCCCTCACACATTGTGAAAGTCATGCCGGTTCGAATCTGTTTGTAAACTGGGGATCAGACAGCAACCTTGGGTCTCATCAGCAACGAGAGATCCCCTGTATGTCCAATCCCCAGCAGATTCGATGACGGGTTGAAACAGTGGTGGATTAAATAAACATCAGCGAAATACAGATTAGAATAATGCAAAATAACAGGAAAGAAGGATGAGCCGGCAGCTGAGGCGGACACAGTTAGAGGTTCCACTGGGCTCAGCATGCAAAGAGTGTAACCCCCTCCAGACACGCCTACCCAGTTCCACTCCAGTGTGATCAAAACATTAAAGTCGGGAATAAAACCAACTGTCTGGAAGATGACATAAAACCTATTCGACTGTTCTTTACCTGCTGGCGAGTAACAACAATAACCAAACGTCGCTACCCTGCTTTCGTCTGGAAGTGAGAACGTATTCCGCTCATGCCGTCACTGCTTGTTTCAGGTTTCATCGTAGCCAGCCTCTGGCTAGTTCTGACGACGAGCGTTGCCCTCGGTTCACCCGTCGGCAGCTGCTCTACGTTCTCCGGCTCGGGCTCGATAACCTTCCTGCGTGACGACAGGAACTGCTCCGTCTTCTACGAGTGCGTCTCCACCGAGCCCACCATGGTGGTGTGCCCCAGCGGGCTGCACTTCAACGCGGTGCTCAAGGTGTGCGACTGGCCGGCGGCCGCGGGCTGCTCTGTCACCACGCCGGCCCCCGTCAAGTCGACGGTCTTTACGCGCGCCACGCCCAAACCCGAGGCGACGCCGGACAAGGCAGAGCCGCCCGGCGCCCAGACCGTCATCTTCACGCGCGAGCCCTCCAGCACAGTTCCCGCGCCGGTCGACGTCGTCCCAGTGAAGCCGCAAGAAAGCACGGAGTGCCCCGCGGTCGGCGGCTGTCCCAAGTACAACGGCGACGACACTCTGGTGATCCAACTGCCGCACGCTTTCAACTGCAGCCGCTTCTGCATGTGCGACCACGGGAAGCCGGTCACGTTCGAATGTCCCAGCGGGCTGCACTACAACAAGGCAGAAGGCATCTGCGACTGGCCCGTCAACGCCAAGTGCGTGCCCGACAGAGGATTCGCTGGTATGTGGTCTCCGCCGGAGCCAGATGTTCCCGCCGAGTCGTCCAGGCGGCGACGCTCCTGGAACCTCCTCCGCTTCCCCTAGTCACCGAGTATGCCCCAGCTTGGCGTACATATTATAACGACCCTGCAGAAACTCGTAATTATTCTGACATTACCTTCCAACCCTATGTTACCACAAAGCTCGCTACTCTACGTTGCATTCGATATCATTAAGCATTAATGTAACACAAAAAGTGTTATGTTACAACGCGATAATCTTAACTTGCATAAGTACACACAGACCTGTTCATACAAACATGATCGATTATTCTCACAAATACACTCATGCATACATTCATTACAGACTGATCTAAAAGATAATTGGTAGTATGTAGAATAATTAAGGAACTACTGTTTGTTAAACCTATCCAGTTTAAACTTAATAAATGGCATTATAAGGCTAAAACTTTGATCTTATCTTTCTGTTTCTTCCTGTCTTACGGTCTCATTATTAAATCAGTGACGACGAAGAAGTGTTATTTTTAACAGTGCTACTTTGGCCAAAGACCGCATCTGCTGTAAATAGTATTTGAATGACACTGACACGTTTAAACGATATGAGAATTCATGTGTTAAAATACTTTCTATGACATCATTCCTCAAATACATTTTatagaaaattattttttgtgtattgtgttatcTTTTTAGACAGAATACAGTTATAGAAATGACGGAATGTTAATGATGTTCATGATTATTGATACAGTGATAATACTTTAACTGTAACTGTTGTCGCCCTCTTATCAAAGCGAATTTCTCGTGGTATGGAATCTGCATCGAACAGCAGTAGTGGATAGTACAAAACTGTGGCAAAACAGGAAATCGCAAGTCGCATATCGGAGACATTGTGGATTGTTGGTGTGCTCAAGAAAACAGACAGAgggcactcagctcttgtgaggccaaatgaggaccTACTTGACTGAGAACTAGCGACACCGTTCATGAAAACTGACAAGTCCGGGAGAGCCactcccagaatctactctgcaggaatcaacatggattccggaaacagcgatcgtgtgagacccaactcgctttatttgttcatgagacccagaaaatattagatataggctcccaggtagatgccattttccttgacttccggaaggagttcgatacagttccgcactgtcgcctgataaacaaagtaagagcctacggaatatcagaccagctgtgtggctggattgaagagtttttagcaaacagaacgcagcatgtagtTCTGAATGGaaaggcgtctacagacgttaaagtaacctctggcgtgccacaggggagtgttatgggaccattgcttttcacaatatatataaatgacctagtagatagtgtaggaagttccatgcggattttcgcggatgatgctgtagtatacagagaagttgcagcattagaaaattgcagcgaaatgcaggaagatctgcagcggataggcacttggtgcaaggagtggcaactgacccttaacatagacaaatgtaatgtattgcgaatacatagaaagaaggatcctttattgtgtgattatatgatagcggaacaaacactggtagaagttacttctgtaaaatatctgggagtatgcttacggaacgatttgaagtgcaatgatcatataaaattaattgttggtaaggcgggtaccaggttgagattcattgggagtgtccttagaaaatgtagtccatcaacaaaggaggtggcttacaaaacactcgttcgacctatacttgagtatttctcatcagtgtgggatccgtaccaggtcgagttgacggaggagatagagaagatgcaaagaagagcggcgcgttttgtcacagggttatttggtaagcgtgatagcgttacggagatgttcagcaaactgaaatggcagactctacaagagaggcgctctgcatcgcggtgtagcttgctgtccaggtttcgagagggtgcgtttctggatgaggtatcgaatatattgcttctccgtacttatacctcccgaggagatcacgaatgtaaaagtagagagattcgagcgcgcactgaggctttccgtcagtcgttcttcccgggaaccatacgcgactggaacaggaaagggaggtaacgacagtggcatgtaaagtgccctccaccactcaccgttgggtggcttgcggagtataaatgtagatgtagatgtagatccgcatccggtgacgcctgagaGCTGAGGACGACACTGTGGTCCGtcgcgaggcctacgagaaagacaggccgcggcgcttgTATCACGAAGGTATGCCGGAGGCCTCGGGtagtacaaacgagaattgcatctcctACTGGAATACGCTATTATAGAGTCTTACTGTTATTggtcctacaatgatcggaagtccataggcctacttataatttatTGCGGCTGTACtgaggtacaataaaattaaaatcatgccaaaatgattatcaacttCATAAGGCACCACCTCTTCTATGAAGTGAGGACTGTCCAGCAGAAGaggctaaatgctataaacaagccgttataccatttctaTCGAGCActgaactgaaattaaattttgttgtagtactgttaatgaGCAAGACttgataatagcagattccagcagaagatgcaattctcgttagtacgaagacgcccagctgcgagttaacaggtttagataCACATttcgtctgctgagctgagcgagcgagcgagtccaggcctaccttcgtgacgtacgcaccgcggcctgtgtttctcgtgggcctcgggccggtcggtaccgttgggcattgAAGGCCTGTTCGGACACGTGTTTTCCTGTTTGTTCAAGACCACAGAAAGGAGAAGGTAAAAGTCAGCAGAAGAGACTGGGAATCCAGAAGTAACAGCGAAGAGAAAAAACCGATATGAAAAATTGAAATCAAAATGGGAGAAGCGCTGAACGCAGATATAAAATATTCTCATCTAAGATGGAATTTTGT
It includes:
- the LOC126251697 gene encoding probable chitinase 10 — its product is MKGFIVASLWLVLTTSVALGSPVGSCSTFSGSGSITFLRDDRNCSVFYECVSTEPTMVVCPSGLHFNAVLKVCDWPAAAGCSVTTPAPVKSTVFTRATPKPEATPDKAEPPGAQTVIFTREPSSTVPAPVDVVPVKPQESTECPAVGGCPKYNGDDTLVIQLPHAFNCSRFCMCDHGKPVTFECPSGLHYNKAEGICDWPVNAKCVPDRGFAGMWSPPEPDVPAESSRRRRSWNLLRFP